A window of Nonomuraea angiospora genomic DNA:
GCGTGCGCTACCAGGGCGAACAGATCCGCCGCAAGGTCGGAAAGGCTGGTAAGTAGGCATGGCTCCGAAGACTGCGTTCAGCAAGCACACGGCTGCCCGCACCGTCTCGCGGGCCCGCCGTCACCGCCGCGTCCGCAAGTTCGTCGTCGGTACGGCAGAGCGTCCGCGCCTGGTCGTCAACCGCTCGACTCGTCACATGTTCGTCCAGATCGTGGACGACTCCGTCGGCCACACGCTGGTGAGCGCGTCCACCATGGACGCCGCACTGCGCACGCTGGAGGCGGACAAGACCGAGAAGGCGAAGAAGGTCGGCGAGCTCCTCGCTCAGCGGGCCAAGGAAGCCGGGATCACCAAGGTCGTCTTCGACCGCGGTGGCAACCGCTACGCCGGCCGCATCGCGGCTCTGGCGGACAGCGCCCGCGAAGGCGGGCTCGAATTCTGATGGCAACTGAGAAGAGGAACCACTGATGGCTGCAGCTCCGCGTCGCGGTGGCGGCACCGGTGGCGAGCGGCGGGACCGTCGTGACGATCGCCGCGGTGGCGCCGCCGACAAGGGCGTCTCGTACATCGAGCGCGTAGTGAAGATCAACCGAGTGGCCAAGGTCGTGAAGGGTGGTCGTCGCTTCAGCTTCACCGCCCTCGTCGTCGTCGGTGACGGCAACGGCCTGGTCGGCGTCGGCTACGGCAAGGCCAAGGAAGTGCCCGCGGCCATCGCCAAGGGCGTCGAAGAGGCGAAGAAGCACTTCTTCAAGGTGCCTCGGATCCAGGGCACCATCCCGCACACCGTGCAGGGCGAGGAGGCGGCCGGTGTCGTCTTCCTGCGTCCGGCCTCGGCCGGTACCGGCGTCATCGCCGGTGGCCCGGTGCGTGCGGTGCTGGAGTGCGCCGGCATCCACGACGTGCTGTCGAAGTCGCTCGGCTCCGACAACCCGATCAACATCGTGCACGCCACCGTGGCGGCTCTGAAGGGCCTCTCGCGCCCTGAGGAGATCGCCGCCCGCCGTGGCCTGCCGATCGAGGACGTCGCCCCGGCCCGGATGCTGAAGGCTCAGCGCGAGGGTCTCGCCGAGGCGGCGGCCGCGAAGGCGGTGAGCTAGTCATGGCACGCCTGAAGATCACTCAGGTTCGCTCGAAGATCGGTGGCAAGCAGAACCAGCGTGACTCGCTGCGTTCGCTTGGCCTGAAGCGAATCGGCGACGTCGTCGTCAAGGAGGACCGGCCCGAGATTCGCGGGATGGTCTCCGTGGTGACGCACCTCGTCGAGGTGGAAGAGGTCGACTAGTCATGACTGACAAGGCTCCGCTCAAGATTCACGACCTGCGTCCCGCTCCCGGCGCCAACAAGGCCAAGATCCGCAAGGGTCGCGGCGAGGCGTCGAAGGGCAAGACGGCCGGTCGCGGCACCAAGGGCAGCCACGCCCGTACGACGGTTCCCCTCGGCTTCGAGGGTGGCCAGGTGCCGCTGCAGAGGCGTCTGCCGAAGCTCAAGGGCTTCTCCAACGCGCTGTTCAAGACGACCTACCAGGTCGTCAACCTGGACAAGCTCGGTGAGCTGTTCCCCGAGGGTGGCGAGGTCACCGTCGAGGCGCTGGTCGCCAAGGGGGCTGTCCGCAAGAACCAGCTCGTGAAGGTGCTCGGCACCGGCGAGATCTCCGTCTCGGTGAACGTTCAGGCTCACGCCTTCTCGTCCGCCGCGAAGGAGAAGATCGCCGCTGCGGGTGGCTCCGTTACCGAGCTGTAAGAGCTATTACGAGGCGTGGGGGCTTTGACAAATGCCCCCACGCCCGTAGTGCGTTAGAGTTCGCGAGACGGCAGGCTTCTGACCGACTCGTTTGACCTGAGACACACATGGCAGATCCCCGCACCATCGCATACTCACACCGCCGTAAAGGCGCGCAGGAGGGACCGTGCTGACCGCGTTTACCCGGGCGTTCCGGACACCGGACCTGCGCAAGAAGTTGCTCTTCACCCTGGGCATCATCGCGCTTTTCCGTCTCGGCTCGGTTCTTCCGACTCCGGGAGTTCACGTCCAGAACCTCGCGGCCTGTTTCGAGCAGGCCCGTAACGGAGCCGCCGGCAACATCTACGGGATGGTGCAGCTTTTCAGCGGTGGTGCGCTCCTGAAGCTGTCGGTGTTCGCGCTGGGCATCATGCCGTACATCACCGCGAGCATCATTCTCCAACTGCTCGTCGTCGTCATTCCGCGACTTGAGGCGCTGAAGAAGGAGGGCCAGGCCGGTCAGACCAAGATCACGCAGTATACGCGTTATCTGACCATCGGTCTCGCCGTCCTGCAGTCGACCGCCTTCATCGCCCTGGCCCGCACCGGGCAGCTTTTCCCGAACTGCCAGCAGGACGTGCTGCTCAACCCCGACAACATCTTCCAGATCGTGACGATGGTGGTCATCATGACCGCCGGTACGTCGGTGATCATGTGGCTCGGTGAGCTCATCACCGACCGCGGCGTCGGCAACGGCATGTCCATCCTGATCTTCACGCAGGTCGTCGCGGTCTTCCCGTCCGAGCTGGCCAACATCTTCCAGGCGAACAAGTTCACCTTCACGGTCGTCATGGTCGTCGGTGTCTTCATGATCGCCGCGGTGGTCTTCGTCGAGCAGGCGCAGCGGCGCATCCCGGTCCAGTACGCCAAGCGGATGGTCGGGCGCAGGATGTACGGCGGCACGTCCACCTACATTCCGCTGAAGGTCAACCAGGCCGGCATCATCCCGGTCATCTTCGCGTCCTCGCTGCTCTACCTGCCGCAGCTGCTGACGTCGCTCTTCCAGACCACGGACAACGCGTTCATCCGCTGGATCTCGCAGAACCTGGCCACGGGCGACACGCCGATCTACATGGCCACGTTCTTCCTGCTGATCATCTTCTTCACGTACTTCTACGTGTCGATTACGTTCAACCCCACTGAAGTCGCCGACAACATGAAGAAGTACGGTGGTTTCATTCCGGGCATCCGTCCTGGCAGGCCGACGGCTGAATACCTGAACTTCGTGCTCACTCGTCTGACCGCGCCGGGCTCGCTCTATCTGGGTCTGATCGCCATGGTCCCGATCGTCGCGCTGGCGGTGTCCGGTGCGAGCCAGAACTTCCCGTTCGGAGGGACGAGTATTCTGATCATGGTAGGCGTCGGCCTTGACACCGTTAAGCAGATCGAGAGCCAGCTCCAGCAGCGTAACTACGAAGGTTTCCTGCGGTAGTGCGTCTCGTTCTGGTCGGGCCCCCCGGAGCGGGTAAGGGGACACAGGCCCAGTACATCGCATCTAACCTGTCCATCCCGAAGATCTCGACAGGTGACATCTTCCGTGCCAACGTCTCGGGGGGCACGGATCTTGGCAAGCTGGCCAAGACGTACATGGACCGTGGTGATCTGGTGCCCGACGAGGTCACCATCGCCATGGTCCGTGACCGTCTGTCCGAGGACGACGCGCAGGACGGGTTCCTGCTCGACGGCTTCCCGAGGAACGTCGCACAGGCGGAGATCCTGCGCGACATGCTCAAGGACTGGGGCCAGGCGCTCGACCTCGTACTCGAGCTCGTCGTCGACGACGACGAGGTGGTCAGGCGACTGGCCGGCCGGCGCACCTGCAGCCAGTGCGGCCGCATCTGGCACGTCGAGTTCGACGACAAGAAGGACGACAAGTGCGACGCGTGCGGGGGCGCGCTCTTCCAGCGTGACGACGACAAGGAGGAGACCGTCAGGCACCGCCTGGAGGTCTACCAGGAGCAGACGGCGCCGCTGGTCTCCTACTACGCCGACGAGGACATTCTCGTGGGAGTCGACGCCACGGGCCCGGTCGAGGAGGTCACCCAGCGGGCTATGGAGGCGATCCGCCCGTTCATGGGATAGCTCCACTTACGAGCGATTTGCGGAGGTGGCACGGGTTTCCGTGCCACCTCGCGGCTATTGTGGGGGGAATTGGGCCCCCATTGTGGCCCGTTGAAGACCCAGGGGGGCAGAAGATGTTCAAAAGGAACAGGCACGGCATCCAGATCAAGTCGCCGGAGCAGCTGGAGAAGATGCGGGCGGCGGGCCTGGTGGTCGGGCGCACGCTCGACCTGCTGAAGCGCTCGGTCGAGCCGGGCATGACGCCGCTCGACCTCGACGTCATCGCCGAGAAGGCGATCAGGGACGAGGGCGCGATCCCGTCGTTCAAGGGCTACCAGGGCTTCCCGGCGACGATCTGCGCGTCGGTGAACGACGAGGTGGTGCACGGCATCCCGACCGACGCGAGGAAGCTGCGCGAGGGCGACATCATCTCCATCGACTGCGGCGCGATCCTGGACGGCTGGCACGGCGACTCGGCCGTGACGGTCCCGGTCGGCGAGGTGGACCCGAAGCTGACCGAGCTGATGCGGGTCACCGAGGAGGCCATGTGGCGCGGCATCGCGGCGCTGCGGGTCGGCCGCCACCTGTCCGACATCGGCTACGAGGTGGAGCGGTACGTCAAGTCGCAGGGCCGCTTCGGCATCCCCCCGGAGTACGGCGGCCACGGCATCGGCACCGAGATGCACATGGACCCGTGGATCGCCAACCACGGCCGGCCCGGCCGGGGCCCGGCGCTGGAAGAGGGCATGTGCGTGGCCATCGAGCCCATGGTGAACCTGGGCACCGAGCGCACCCGCGTGCTGGCCGACGAGTGGACCGTCGTGACGGTCGACGGCAAGCACTCCGCGCATTTCGAGCACAGTGTCGCCGTGACACATAATGGTCCTTGGGTGCTGACCGCCCTGGACGGCGGGAAAGAGCGCCTTACCCAACCGCAGAACTGACCCCCGGGAGTGGGTGGGATGGCGAACAGCCCCGAGATGCGAGCCTCCGACGCCGACCGCGACCGCGTCGCCGCCATCCTCCGCGAGCACACCGCGCAGGGCCGCATCACGATGGACGAGTTCAACGAGCGGCTCGAGCAGCTCTACAAGAGCAGGACGTACGGAGAGCTGGCCAGGCTGACGGTCGACCTGCCTGACGTGGACCTGCGCAACGCGCCCGCCACGGTGCCA
This region includes:
- the rplR gene encoding 50S ribosomal protein L18, which produces MAPKTAFSKHTAARTVSRARRHRRVRKFVVGTAERPRLVVNRSTRHMFVQIVDDSVGHTLVSASTMDAALRTLEADKTEKAKKVGELLAQRAKEAGITKVVFDRGGNRYAGRIAALADSAREGGLEF
- the rpsE gene encoding 30S ribosomal protein S5 is translated as MAAAPRRGGGTGGERRDRRDDRRGGAADKGVSYIERVVKINRVAKVVKGGRRFSFTALVVVGDGNGLVGVGYGKAKEVPAAIAKGVEEAKKHFFKVPRIQGTIPHTVQGEEAAGVVFLRPASAGTGVIAGGPVRAVLECAGIHDVLSKSLGSDNPINIVHATVAALKGLSRPEEIAARRGLPIEDVAPARMLKAQREGLAEAAAAKAVS
- the rpmD gene encoding 50S ribosomal protein L30 — encoded protein: MARLKITQVRSKIGGKQNQRDSLRSLGLKRIGDVVVKEDRPEIRGMVSVVTHLVEVEEVD
- the rplO gene encoding 50S ribosomal protein L15; its protein translation is MTDKAPLKIHDLRPAPGANKAKIRKGRGEASKGKTAGRGTKGSHARTTVPLGFEGGQVPLQRRLPKLKGFSNALFKTTYQVVNLDKLGELFPEGGEVTVEALVAKGAVRKNQLVKVLGTGEISVSVNVQAHAFSSAAKEKIAAAGGSVTEL
- the secY gene encoding preprotein translocase subunit SecY gives rise to the protein MLTAFTRAFRTPDLRKKLLFTLGIIALFRLGSVLPTPGVHVQNLAACFEQARNGAAGNIYGMVQLFSGGALLKLSVFALGIMPYITASIILQLLVVVIPRLEALKKEGQAGQTKITQYTRYLTIGLAVLQSTAFIALARTGQLFPNCQQDVLLNPDNIFQIVTMVVIMTAGTSVIMWLGELITDRGVGNGMSILIFTQVVAVFPSELANIFQANKFTFTVVMVVGVFMIAAVVFVEQAQRRIPVQYAKRMVGRRMYGGTSTYIPLKVNQAGIIPVIFASSLLYLPQLLTSLFQTTDNAFIRWISQNLATGDTPIYMATFFLLIIFFTYFYVSITFNPTEVADNMKKYGGFIPGIRPGRPTAEYLNFVLTRLTAPGSLYLGLIAMVPIVALAVSGASQNFPFGGTSILIMVGVGLDTVKQIESQLQQRNYEGFLR
- a CDS encoding adenylate kinase produces the protein MRLVLVGPPGAGKGTQAQYIASNLSIPKISTGDIFRANVSGGTDLGKLAKTYMDRGDLVPDEVTIAMVRDRLSEDDAQDGFLLDGFPRNVAQAEILRDMLKDWGQALDLVLELVVDDDEVVRRLAGRRTCSQCGRIWHVEFDDKKDDKCDACGGALFQRDDDKEETVRHRLEVYQEQTAPLVSYYADEDILVGVDATGPVEEVTQRAMEAIRPFMG
- the map gene encoding type I methionyl aminopeptidase; the encoded protein is MFKRNRHGIQIKSPEQLEKMRAAGLVVGRTLDLLKRSVEPGMTPLDLDVIAEKAIRDEGAIPSFKGYQGFPATICASVNDEVVHGIPTDARKLREGDIISIDCGAILDGWHGDSAVTVPVGEVDPKLTELMRVTEEAMWRGIAALRVGRHLSDIGYEVERYVKSQGRFGIPPEYGGHGIGTEMHMDPWIANHGRPGRGPALEEGMCVAIEPMVNLGTERTRVLADEWTVVTVDGKHSAHFEHSVAVTHNGPWVLTALDGGKERLTQPQN